In Halictus rubicundus isolate RS-2024b chromosome 5, iyHalRubi1_principal, whole genome shotgun sequence, one genomic interval encodes:
- the LOC143354441 gene encoding uncharacterized protein LOC143354441, which translates to MPLRTLLCSALCKSSASAGRGMEPEKKCSPWPVEMRRSCRSDTRGTDNERGATMTPERWRRRSRVATQHALRLILQILLIQNFAVAQIAECPPPETIPGCPCYNFENGLFLECAGATEETLRTTLQRVISTGGAGTMVQSLNVYELDKTVEILKDSCFPPDSQIRHLQISHSSLREINENAFRNLNYSLESLALVSGRLPEVPQMSLANLPMLAGLDLEANLIQELTSYCFYGLKLLKLTLKGNQISTISEYAFAGLEKTLSDLNLAENKLSMFPMTPLRRLESLSLLTLAWNEISELPDDKYSQLRSLTILDLSSNNFEKLPEDCFRPCPVLQTLFVYYNSIETIHKDAFISLKDLEYIDLSRNKIVFLDVATFRTNKRLSNIELSHNHIHNIGGVFARLPKLRELYLAENNILEIPSEAFIDSGSLAVVDLQQNAIRRIDGKGLASLTQLAQLHLSNNYIEKVPKEFLEHCVNLTSLSLDGNKIRHLEPDTFAKLQQLRELRLQDNRISEVKRGVFSPLPSLLELHLQNNAITNMETGALKTLNNLQHVNLQGNQLTMLGDVFQLSGSESSSGGSSLVSIQLDSNGLAVLHNDSLRGQASVRIMWLGHNRLTYLQAPLFRDLLLVERLYLTNNTISRIEDGAFQPMQALKYLELSMNKLSHITAKTFSELHELEELYLQDNGLERLDPYALTALKKLRVLDLANNHLTVLQNSIFQEGLPIRILNLKNCSIKIIESGAFRGLSNLTDLNLDDNLLTASALRALSISGLRKLAASGNNFSEITENSLEGLLSLQELLLDDAQIVQLPKDIFLLNLYLVKVNLTRNRLRTLPPEIFYRLKSLREIRMDHNKFQNISYAALSNALNLEILTLSNNEIANVDVASFASLEYLKELDLSHNRIEKMSGFAMANLSRLVSVDLSHNNLNALPANFFVHSSMLRRVDLSENKFRQIPAVGLSGKNLPSLTWLYLTKNPLKRIRDPPSGDTYPILQEVHISGTNLSIVTSQDFEAFPALLHLYLDQNKIVRVSPSAFRDLPNLLTLHLGMNSLENSLPKERLQGMTQLRILNLTHNRLKELEEFPPDLKSLQILDLSYNQIGIVDKVTFKNLVSLVELHLYGNFIKAIFSDAFKSLKKLRVLDLSRNYLENLPLNVFRPLETQIRSLRAEENPLHCDCESQELWEWLRDHQKLVSGVGGGRGRRRNGVGVENVEGGLLRCDQPQELRGQVFVDLDPHAFCSTPLVLKLAIQDIQPFSVLVSWQSRNHSGLYGYQVAYHSLGTVDQVRWTRLDPKDRSVKLTKLASDTMYLICVLGLGSWSTPIPEDIGAWQSNESHDDVIEGSPLPRMANSRTGRCTEVRTLDAPDSIVGDGTLSDRGGWATILTRRLGLIVGSCMGFVVFVVLISVLGYMKMKKQRSTEKRDQPLSSNPQAYMSYRHFSLQSGDRADNACPSFISNIGTTPLNS; encoded by the exons GGTCGTGTCGCAGCGACACGAGGGGCACGGATAACGAACGCGGAGCAACGATGACGCCGGAACGATGGAGGAGACGGTcccgcgtcgcgacgcaacACGCCCTCCGGCTGATCCTGCAGATTCTACTGATACAGAATTTCGCCGTTGCTCAGATAGCCGAGTGCCCGCCCCCGGAGACCATTCCCGGCTGTCCCTGTTACAATTTCGAGAACGGTCTTTTCCTAGAATGCGCTGGCGCCACGGAAGAGACCCTGAGGACCACGCTGCAACGAGTCATAAGCACAGGCG GAGCGGGCACGATGGTGCAGTCGTTGAACGTTTACGAGCTGGACAAGACCGTGGAGATATTGAAAGACAGTTGCTTCCCGCCGGACTCTCAGATCAGACACCTGCAGATCTCGCACTCGTCGTTGCGCGAGATAAACGAGAACGCGTTCCGCAATCTGAACTACAGTTTGGAATCGTTGGCGTTGGTGTCCGGCCGGCTGCCCGAAGTGCCGCAGATGTCGTTGGCGAACCTACCGATGTTGGCCGGCTTGGACCTCGAGGCGAATCTGATACAGGAGCTGACGTCCTACTGCTTCTACGGTCTGAAACTGCTGAAGCTGACCCTGAAAGGCAACCAGATATCGACGATCTCCGAGTACGCGTTCGCCGGCTTGGAGAAAACGTTGAGCGACTTGAACCTGGCCGAGAACAAGCTGAGCATGTTCCCCATGACACCTCTGCGAAGGCTAGAAAGCCTGAGTTTGCTCACCCTAGCCTGGAACGAGATTTCAGAGCTGCCGGACGACAAGTACAGCCAGCTGAGGTCGTTGACGATACTGGACCTGAGCAGCAACAACTTCGAGAAGCTGCCCGAGGATTGCTTCAGACCCTGCCCGGTTTTGCAAACGCTGTTCGTTTATTATAATTCAATCGAGACCATTCACAAGGACGCGTTCATCTCCCTGAAGGATCTAGAGTACATCGACCTCAGCCGGAACAAGATCGTGTTCCTGGACGTGGCGACGTTCAGGACGAACAAACGTCTGAGCAACATCGAGCTCAGCCACAACCACATCCACAACATCGGCGGTGTGTTCGCCAGGCTGCCGAAGCTACGTGAACTCTACTTAGCCGAGAACAACATCCTCGAGATCCCGAGCGAAGCGTTCATCGACAGCGGGAGCCTGGCAGTCGTCGATCTGCAGCAGAACGCTATCAGAAGAATCGACGGGAAGGGCCTGGCTAGCCTGACGCAGCTGGCGCAGTTGCACCTCAGCAACAATTACATCGAGAAGGTGCCCAAGGAGTTCCTCGAGCACTGCGTAAACCTGACCTCGTTGTCTCTGGACGGCAACAAGATCCGCCATCTGGAACCCGACACCTTCGCCAAGCTGCAACAGCTGAGGGAGCTAAGGTTGCAGGACAATCGCATCAGCGAGGTGAAACGCGGGGTGTTCTCACCGCTGCCGTCCTTGTTGGAGCTTCACCTGCAGAACAACGCGATCACGAACATGGAGACCGGCGCCCTAAAGACCCTGAACAACCTCCAACACGTTAACCTCCAAGGCAACCAGCTGACGATGCTGGGGGACGTCTTCCAGCTATCCGGCTCGGAGTCTTCTTCCGGAGGAAGCTCCCTGGTGTCCATCCAGCTGGACAGCAACGGCTTAGCCGTGTTGCACAACGATTCCCTGAGGGGTCAAGCTTCTGTCAGGATCATGTGGCTAGGGCACAACAGACTGACCTACCTCCAGGCACCTTTGTTCAGAGACCTGCTGCTGGTAGAACGACTGTACTTGACCAACAACACCATCTCCAGGATAGAGGACGGCGCTTTCCAGCCGATGCAGGCGCTCAAGTACCTCGAGCTCAGCATGAACAAGCTCAGCCACATCACCGCCAAGACATTCTCCGAGCTGCACGAGCTGGAGGAGCTCTATCTCCAGGACAACGGGCTGGAGAGGCTAGACCCCTACGCTCTGACCGCTCTCAAGAAGCTGAGAGTACTCGATCTGGCTAACAATCACCTGACAGTCCTGCAGAACTCGATCTTCCAGGAGGGCCTGCCCATCAGGATTCTGAACCTGAAGAACTGTTCTATCAAGATCATAGAGAGCGGCGCTTTCCGCGGCCTGAGCAACTTAACCGACCTCAATCTGGACGACAATCTGCTCACAGCCTCCGCGTTGCGGGCTTTGTCTATTTCTGGACTTCGCAAGCTGGCAGCGTCCGGCAACAACTTCAGCGAGATCACGGAGAACAGTCTGGAAGGGCTGCTGTCGCTGCAGGAGCTTCTGCTGGACGACGCTCAGATCGTCCAGCTGCCCAAGGACATCTTCCTGCTGAACTTGTACCTGGTGAAGGTGAATCTCACCAGAAATCGGCTGAGGACCCTACCTCCGGAGATATTCTACAGGCTGAAGTCGCTGAGGGAGATCAGGATGGACCACAACAAGTTCCAGAACATCTCCTACGCGGCACTGTCCAACGCTCTCAATCTGGAGATCCTCACGTTGTCGAATAACGAGATCGCGAACGTGGACGTGGCCAGTTTCGCCAGTCTGGAGTACCTGAAGGAGCTGGACCTGAGCCACAATCGCATCGAGAAGATGTCCGGCTTCGCCATGGCCAATCTCTCGCGTCTGGTGTCCGTGGATCTCAGCCACAACAACCTGAACGCCCTGCCGGCGAACTTCTTCGTTCACTCGTCCATGCTGCGCAGGGTGGACCTGTCCGAGAACAAGTTCAGACAGATCCCGGCTGTCGGATTGTCAGGCAAGAATCTTCCCAGTCTGACCTGGCTGTACCTGACCAAGAACCCGTTGAAGAGAATCCGAGATCCTCCTTCGGGCGACACGTACCCTATCTTGCAAGAGGTTCATATCTCCGGGACAAATCTGAGCATCGTCACGTCCCAGGACTTCGAGGCTTTCCCAGCCCTGTTGCACCTGTATCTGGACCAGAACAAAATCGTTAGGGTCTCGCCAAGTGCCTTCAGGGACCTGCCCAACCTGCTGACCCTGCATCTAGGAATGAACAGTCTGGAGAACAGCTTGCCGAAGGAGAGGCTCCAAGGCATGACGCAACTCAGGATTCTAAATCTGACGCATAACCGCTTGAAGGAGCTCGAGGAGTTCCCTCCAGATCTCAAGTCCCTGCAGATTCTGGATCTGTCGTACAATCAGATTGGCATCGTCGACAAGGTTACGTTCAAGAACCTGGTCAGCCTGGTGGAGCTGCACCTGTACGGTAATTTTATCAAGGCGATCTTCAGCGACGCGTTCAAGTCCCTGAAGAAGTTGCGCGTGCTTGACCTCAGCAGGAATTATCTGGAGAACCTGCCGCTGAATGTCTTTCGACCCCTGGAGACCCAGATACGGAGCCTGCGCGCCGAAG AGAATCCGTTGCACTGCGACTGCGAGTCGCAAGAACTCTGGGAATGGTTGAGAGACCATCAGAAGCTAGTTAGCGGAGTGGGTGGTGGCCGTGGTCGCCGAAGAAACGGCGTCGGGGTCGAGAATGTCGAGGGTGGCCTGCTAAGATGCGATCAACCGCAGGAGCTTCGAGGTCAGGTTTTCGTCGATCTCGATCCGCACGCTTTCTGCTCGACCCCGCTTGTGCTGAAGCTCGCGATCCAAGACATCCAGCCGTTCTCCGTCCTCGTCTCCTGGCAAAGCAGAAACCACTCCGGGCTATACGGTTACCAGGTGGCCTATCACTCTCTGGGCACTGTCGACCAG GTTCGATGGACGAGGCTCGACCCGAAGGATCGTTCGGTGAAGCTGACGAAGCTGGCGTCGGACACGATGTACCTGATTTGCGTGCTGGGTCTGGGTAGCTGGAGCACGCCAATCCCGGAGGACATCGGTGCCTGGCAATCGAACGAGTCCCACGACGACGTGATCGAGGGCTCGCCCCTGCCCCGGATGGCCAACTCTAGGACCGGCCGGTGTACAGAGGTCAGAACCCTGGACGCCCCAGACTCCATCGTGGGGGACGGCACACTGAGCGACAGAGGAGGCTGGGCGACGATCCTGACGAGGCGGCTGGGTCTGATAGTGGGCAGCTGCATGGGGTTCGTGGTGTTCGTGGTGCTGATCTCCGTGCTGGGCTACATGAAGATGAAGAAGCAGCGATCGACGGAGAAACGGGACCAGCCGCTGTCCTCGAACCCGCAGGCGTACATGTCCTACAGGCATTTCTCGCTGCAGAGCGGTGACAGGGCGGACAACGCCTGTCCGAGCTTCATCAGCAACATCGGCACCACGCCTCTGAACTCGTAG